One genomic segment of Helianthus annuus cultivar XRQ/B chromosome 14, HanXRQr2.0-SUNRISE, whole genome shotgun sequence includes these proteins:
- the LOC110906631 gene encoding mannose/glucose-specific lectin-like produces MAGVLNIKKRAGSIPVGLWGRQSGDPQNEWSFELDQGQRLKKITIDHGDDVIYSLMFTTEAAGGVVNTSNKFGGWNGGQTVSEVTLDSDEEIVGIKGSVGTKAPYTIISSLSFVTNKTTHGPFGGATSSEFSLPWENGSLVGFYGLAGYYIDGIGVYLRQILKIGTWGKTLPAGPQNNWSFKLEPTYHLTKITIDHGDLIYSLMFTAQYGDLTYTSEKMGGWNGGENVSEITFEGDEEINGISGTVALSRGTYAGLTVVSSISFMTNKKTHGPFGDVRGTPFTVPWNAGSFAGFYGLAGYYIDSIGVYLKATNY; encoded by the exons ATGGCAGGAGTATTAAACATCAAGAAAAGAGCGGGAAGTATTCCGGTAGGACTTTGGGGAAGACAAAGCGGAGATCCTCAGAATGAGTGGTCTTTTGAACTTGATCAAGGCCAGAGGCTGAAAAAGATAACCATTGATCATGGTGATGATGTGATATACTCTCTCATGTTCACCACTGAAGCTGCTGGAGGTGTAGTGAACACTTCTAACAAATTTGGTGGTTGGAATGGTGGACAAACAGTTTCGGAG GTGACGCTTGACTCGGACGAGGAAATAGTTGGAATTAAAGGAAGCGTTGGTACTAAAGCTCCTTATACAATAATTTCTTCACTCTCTTTTGTAACGAACAAGACCACCCATGGACCTTTTGGTGGAGCAACCAGTTCTGAGTTCTCCTTACCTTGGGAGAATGGCTCGTTAGTCGGGTTTTACGGCCTTGCTGGCTATTATATTGATGGCATTGGTGTCTATTTGAGACAAATCTTGAAGATCGGAACATGGGGAAAAACTCTTCCTGCAGGTCCGCAAAATAATTGGTCTTTCAAACTTGAGCCAACTTATCACTTGACGAAGATAACCATTGATCATGGCGATCTCATATACTCTCTGATGTTCACCGCACAATACGGAGACTTAACATACACTTCTGAAAAGATGGGTGGTTGGAATGGTGGAGAAAATGTTTCTGAG ATTACATTCGAAGGGGACGAAGAAATTAATGGCATTAGTGGCACAGTTGCATTGTCAAGGGGAACTTATGCGGGTCTCACAGTAGTTTCGTCAATATCATTCATGACCAATAAAAAAACCCATGGGCCATTTGGTGACGTAAGAGGGACGCCTTTTACAGTACCATGGAATGCGGGTTCATTCGCTGGATTTTACGGCCTTGCGGGTTATTATATTGATAGCATTGGTGTTTATTTGAAGGCTACAAACTACTGA